The genomic interval CCATCGGCCGGGGAACTTCCGGAAACTTCGGGGGACACAGCACTTTATCGGAACTTCGGGGGACACAGCACTTTATCGAGGGTTGAGGGTTCCATCTCAAGTGAAAAAACGAAAAGTCTTGTCTGGCACTCATCGCTTTGGGGGCACACACCATGGCAAGGCTCGCTCGCGCGGAGGTCTTCGATCCTAACGAAGTTGCCTTCGCACACGTGATCGCTCGCACAGTCCTTGTGCGGTGGAGGAATATCGCAGTTGCCAAATCAAACGTCGCTTCCGTCTGCCCCGCCGCATCCGCGATCTGATCCCAACGGACTAAAAGCATCCCGCGATCAGCCCCTTTTCTAAGTCGCTCTCTACAGCGACGCCGCTAGCGTTCTGGACATCAGCTGCGAATTCGCCGAAAGCCTCTAGGGAAAGCATCCCATCACGTCGATCAAGGCCAGCGAAGCCCCGCCCGAGACCGCTCGTTGTCCCAAACACCTCGTGAGCCAAGCGGAACCACCCCAACAAAGTGCTCTGTCCCCATCACTCCCACACCATCACTCCCATTCGCCCCGGCAGCCCTTTAAGAGTCTGTAGTCGTGAGTCTGCAGCCTTGAGGCACGATCGAAACTCTCCGGTCTGTTGATCAGGATGAGTTCCGATCAACTCACATTTACGTTCGGAAAATTCAGGAAAGCAAAGCGATCTGCGATTTCCTCGCCTTAGCACTGTGCACAGTGCAGCTAAATTTATTTAGATCAGCAGCCCGCGGATGCACAGTTCATAGAGCTACAATGCATTGCGGCGTGTACGAGGCGAGCCGATGGAGTCGCCCTATAAACCTGAACCCCAAACATTAGCACCAGAAGCGAGAGACCATTAAACCAATAACCATAACCACGTTCGTTGCGCTCGCCGCATTCGCCTACCCCTCCCTCGCGCCGGCTGCCGATATTACCCCAGCCGAAGTCCGCACCATCGCCAAGGATGCCTATATCTATGGCTATCCCATGGTGGACAGCTACCGCATCCAATACGGCTACTTCGTTGATAAGACCGACCCCGAATACAAGGGTGCGTGGAACGCGACACACAACACGCCGCGCGTTTACACACCGGCGGACAAGGCCGTCCAGACGCCCAATTCCGACACGCCGTATTCCTTTCTCGGTGCAGACCTCCGGGCCGAGCCGCTCGTGCTGACCGTCCCTGAACTTCCCAAGGACCGCTATTTTTCGATTCAGTTCATCGACGCCTATACGTTCAACTTTGCTTATGCTGGCAGCCGAACCACAGGTAACGAAGCGGGTAGCATCATGCTGGCTGGCCCGAATTGGAAGGGCGACAAACCACAGGGAATCAAGAAGGTCATCCAGTCAGAGACTGAGATAAACGTGCTCATCTATCGCACTCAACTTTTTGATCCGTCCGACATCGACAACGTCAAAAAAATCCAGGCCGGATACAAGGTGGAGCCGCTTTCGTCCTTTCTCGGCACCGCAGCGCCCACCCCCGCCCCGACCGTCGACTTCATCAAGCCGATCAGCCAGGAAGAGCAGAAAAGTTCTCTCGAGGTGTTCAATATCCTGAATTTCGTTCTGCAATTCTGCCCCACCGATCCGTCCGAGAAGGAACTCATGGAGAGGTTCGCCAAGGTTGGCATCGGTGCCGGAAAGACCTTTGATCCGACGAAGCTGTCCCCTGAGATGAAGAAAGCCTTCGAGGAAGGCATCGGCGACGCCTGGAAAGAATTTGCGGGCGGCGCGAAGTTAATGGCGGAAGGTAAAATTACCTCCGGCGATGCCTTCGGTACGCGCGCATCGATGAAAAACAATTACCTCTATCGCTGGCTCGCAACCATAGGCATCTGGGGAAATTCAAAACAGGAAGCGATGTACCCAATCTATTTTAATGACGCTAGCGGCCAAAAGCTCAACGGCGCTAATCGCTATACTCTGCATTTCCCCAAGGGAAAACTGCCACCCGCGAATGCGTTCTGGTCGCTCACCATGTATCAGCTGCCGGAGAGCTTGCTGGTAGCCAACCCCATTGACCGCTACCTCATCAACTCGCCGATGCTGCCGGAGCTGAAAATGGACAGCGATGGCGGACTCACGCTCTACATCCAGCACGAATCACCCGGCAAGGACATGGAATCGAATTGGCTTCCTGCACCCAAGGGGCCATTCTCATCTTACCTGCGCATCTATTGGCCAGCAGAAGCCGCCCTGGACGGTTCATGGAAGGCACCTCAACTTGAAAAAGTGAAGTGACTCGCTTTTGGTCCCGAAATACTGCCACCAATCTAAAATCAAACGATCCTAACCATGATGAAAAGACATTTATACCGAGCCTCCGTACTCGCAGCCTTGGCACTTGCCTTGACTGGTTGCGACAAGAAGAGCGATGCGATTTCTGAGGCAAAGAAAGCCGACAATGCAGCGGTCATCGACGCCCCTTCCATCGAGCAGGTTAAAGCCATCGCCGAGGAAGGTTTCGTTTACGGTCTGCCCATCGTGATGAATTACGCGGTCATGTATGAGTACTCGGTGGACAAGGAATCGGGGCAGTACAAGGCGCCGTTCAACCAGATCCACAACGAGGCCCGCGTCTTTACCTATGAAGACACGGCCGTCGTGACACCAAACAGCGACACCCCGTATTCGATCCTGTGGCTCGATCTTCGTGCCGAACCCATCGTGCTCTCGGTCCCTCCGGTGGAAAAGGATCGTTATTTCTCGGTGATGCTTTGCGATGGCAACACGTTCAATTACGGATACATGGGCAGCCGGTCCACCGGCAACGAACCCGGCGACTACCTAGTGGTCGGGCCGAACTGGAAGGGTGAGACTCCCGCCGGGATCAAAAAGGTATTCCATTCCTCCACGGAGTTTTCGGCCGTGGCCTATCGGACTCAGCTCTTCAATCCGCAGGACATGCCCAATGTGGTCAAGGTACAGTCGGGCTACGGCGTTCAGCCGCTGTCGGCATTCCTGAAGCAGCCCGCGCCGCCTGCCGTGCCGCAGATCGAC from Stieleria varia carries:
- a CDS encoding DUF1254 domain-containing protein; translated protein: MVDSYRIQYGYFVDKTDPEYKGAWNATHNTPRVYTPADKAVQTPNSDTPYSFLGADLRAEPLVLTVPELPKDRYFSIQFIDAYTFNFAYAGSRTTGNEAGSIMLAGPNWKGDKPQGIKKVIQSETEINVLIYRTQLFDPSDIDNVKKIQAGYKVEPLSSFLGTAAPTPAPTVDFIKPISQEEQKSSLEVFNILNFVLQFCPTDPSEKELMERFAKVGIGAGKTFDPTKLSPEMKKAFEEGIGDAWKEFAGGAKLMAEGKITSGDAFGTRASMKNNYLYRWLATIGIWGNSKQEAMYPIYFNDASGQKLNGANRYTLHFPKGKLPPANAFWSLTMYQLPESLLVANPIDRYLINSPMLPELKMDSDGGLTLYIQHESPGKDMESNWLPAPKGPFSSYLRIYWPAEAALDGSWKAPQLEKVK